Sequence from the Sphingomonas sp. SORGH_AS_0950 genome:
ACTATCTGCGCACGGGCCGCGACCATCCGACCCGCGCGGTCGGCACCATCCTGCGCCTGGGCCAGCGGATCGCCAATGTCGAGGCGACCGCCTGGCAGGAGGATCGCGACCGGCCGATCGCGACCGCGCGGCTGAACTACCGCATCCTGCGCGACTGAGGCTTGGCCAGCGCCCGCCGGATCGCGGTATCGGCGACCGGCGCCATCGCGGCATAGCCCGCCGCCGTGGGATGCACCCCGTCGGTGCCATAAGCGGGGTTCAGCGCGTCGCCGACATGCAGCACCGACCAGTAATCGGCATAGGTCGCGCCGATGCGCGCGGCATAATCCTTCAGCCAGCCGTTCATCGCGGCGATGCGCGGGGCCGGGTTCACCCCCGGCTTCCACTCGAAATGATCGGCGGGCGGGATCGAGGCCAGGATCACCCGGATGCCATGCGCCTGGGCCAGCTCGACCATCGACATGATGTTGCCCTGCACCTGCGCATCGGTCGTCGGGCCGGTATTGCCCGCAATGTCGTTGGTGCCCGCCATGATCTGCACGACCGCGGGCTTCAGGTCGATCACGTCCTGCCGAAAGCGCAGCAGCATCTGCGAGGTGGTCTGCCCGCTGATCCCGCGCCCGATCCGGCCGGGGGTGAAGAAGCCCGGCGCGCGATCGACCCAGTTCTGCGTGATCGAATCGCCCATGAAGACGATGCGCGGACGGCCCGGCACCGGCGCCGCGAGCTTCGCATTGTCCTCGCGGTAGCGCGCGAGATAGCCGAAGTCGTTGTGCAGCCGCTCCTCCCATTCGCGCGCCCAGCGCTGGCCGTCGGTCTCCTTCACCTGTGCGACGGCGGGCGCGGCCAGGGTCAGCGCGAGCAGCGCGGCCAGGGTGAGGCGGCTCACGGACGCAGGTCCGCGCCGGTGGCGGTGACGTTCCAGCCGCGCAGCGTGACGCTGGGCCTGTCCGCCTTGGCGGTGGGGTAGCGGACTTCGATCACGCGGCTTTCTCCCGGCAACAGGGTGACGTAATTGTCGCTGAAATAGGCGGGCAGGACCTGGGTCCCGTCGGCGTTCATCACGGTCAGCTTGGTCTCGATCGCCGGGACCGTGCCGCTGTTGGTCAGGGTGACGTTGGCGAGCGTCTCCTCGCCCTGCCCCTGCAACGCCGTGCTGGCCGTGACGGTCGCCGCGCCCATCGTCGTCAGCGCGCGATAGCCCGCATCGTCCTGCGCCTGCCAGTAGCTGTTGGTCGACAGCAACTGTCCGCCCGCATCGCTCGCCTCCAGCCGGACGAGCACCGGCCCGCGCTTCATCGCCGAGGCCAGGTCGAGGGTCAGGACCGGCGTCACCCCCTCGGCATTGGCGGCGAGCTTCGTCTCCTGGTCCGATTCGACCCGGCCATCGAGCCCGACGACCCGCGCGCGCACCTGCACGCCCTTCAGCGCGTCGCGGGTGTTGTTGACCAGCACGACGCGGTGGTCGGGCAGGTTCATCTGGACATGGATCGGCTCGGCGGCCTTCTTCACGCCGTAGAAGGCGGCATGGGTGTCATAGTCGGACGAGAAGATCTGCCAGGCCGAGGACGGCCAGGCGGGTTGCGTCATCCACAGCATCCGGCCCGAATTCTCGGTCCAGAGCCCCGCATTCATCCCCTCGAAGATGGCGCGATAGGATTCATATTCCATCATCTGCGCCTTGCGCTCGAAATCCTCGAGCCCGGTGGCGGGGCCGAAGCGGCGTTCGAGCGCGGCGGTGAAGCTCTTGACCGCGCCGTTCCCGGTCTGGTGCCAGTCGTGATAGGCCCAGACATCGCCGATCGGCCAGCGATCCGCCTCGGCCGGGATGGCGCGCTTCCACGCCTCCAGCGTCGGCAGCGAGGGGGTGCCGACCTCGACCGAAAAGCCCTTGGCGAGCGTGGTGAAATAGTCGGCGGGCGGCCGCCAGTCATAGGGGCCCGACCCTTGCAGGTTCACCGCGTTGGACGAAGGCATGTAGAGCCGCGTCCCGTCCTCGGCGCG
This genomic interval carries:
- a CDS encoding SGNH/GDSL hydrolase family protein, whose amino-acid sequence is MSRLTLAALLALTLAAPAVAQVKETDGQRWAREWEERLHNDFGYLARYREDNAKLAAPVPGRPRIVFMGDSITQNWVDRAPGFFTPGRIGRGISGQTTSQMLLRFRQDVIDLKPAVVQIMAGTNDIAGNTGPTTDAQVQGNIMSMVELAQAHGIRVILASIPPADHFEWKPGVNPAPRIAAMNGWLKDYAARIGATYADYWSVLHVGDALNPAYGTDGVHPTAAGYAAMAPVADTAIRRALAKPQSRRMR